From the Candidatus Bathyarchaeota archaeon genome, the window TAGAACTCATTCTTCTCGGACATAAGCTTTTGATGCGTTCTTTTTTACTGATTCTATTCCGTTTCTACAAGCGACTTTACTGGTATAAGCTTCACTAACGGCTATGATTTCATTGTTAGGTGCTCTTAACCTGAAACGATACTGTCCACTAGCGTCTTTATATACCTCAAATCTAGGCTGATTACGCTTTTGAACACGTTTATCAATAGATAGCATTTCCCTAAAGCACCTATAGCTGAAGTACAATAGTACTAATAAAATCACTATAACAATAATCTGCAATAATTCACATGTTATAATTTGAATTTTGTGAAATGAACCAAGCATAACTGAAATAGCAATAACGCTAATGAT encodes:
- a CDS encoding DUF1508 domain-containing protein — encoded protein: MVNSHISNQTVALASLFAGAIGILAVIISTCLEVINSILIQFVILDLIAWLLIPLYIKRIKWSYIIGVVLAIISVIAISVMLGSFHKIQIITCELLQIIVIVILLVLLYFSYRCFREMLSIDKRVQKRNQPRFEVYKDASGQYRFRLRAPNNEIIAVSEAYTSKVACRNGIESVKKNASKAYVREE